A genomic window from Babylonia areolata isolate BAREFJ2019XMU chromosome 9, ASM4173473v1, whole genome shotgun sequence includes:
- the LOC143286110 gene encoding cyclin-dependent kinase 10-like produces MSSLESEIPRKDTQDRSSLFSILTGEQMDIPNKLGKCRSVTDFEKLNRVGEGTYGIVYRARDTTCNKIVALKKMRMDGEKYGIPISGLREINILLNLRHENIVQLKEVVVGKSLESIFLVMEYCEQDLASLLDNMPAPFSESQVKCIILQLLKGLRYLHEAFIIHRDLKVSNLLMTDKGCVKIADFGLARNYGIPQKPMTPKVVTLWYRAPELLLGSKTHTTAIDMWSAGCILGELLGHKPLMPGRSDLQQVELIMDLLGTPNDTIWPGFSQLPAFEQFTLKKQPYNNLRHNFPWLSESGIRLLNGLFMYNPQKRASAEDCLEHSYFKEQPYPCDPEFMPSFPQHRLKRRNPEPEPEQKRKSDNFKDFGQILSAASSAKKKKP; encoded by the exons ATGAGTAGTCTGGAATCCGAAATTCCCCGAAAAGACACACAAGATCGATCGTCGTTGTTTTCTATTCTCACAGGAGAACAGATGGATATTCCAAACAAG CTTGGAAAGTGTAGGAGTGTAACAGACTTTGAGAAGCTGAACAGAGTTGGAGAGGGCACATACGGAATTGTTT ATCGAGCAAGAGACACAACATGCAACAAAATCGTTGCTTTGAAGAAAATGAGAATGGATGGAGAGAAATATG GCATACCAATTAGTGGACTGAGGGAGATCAACATTCTGCTCAACTTGCGGCATGAGAACATCGTTCAGCTGAAGGAAGTAGTGGTGGGAAAGAGTCTGGAAAG CATATTTCTAGTGATGGAATACTGTGAGCAAGATCTTGCCTCTCTACTGGACAATATGCCGGCGCCATTCTCCGAATCTCAG GTCAAATGCATTATCCTTCAGCTCTTGAAAGGGCTTCGCTATCTCCATGAAGCCTTCATCATTCATAG AGATCTCAAAGTCTCCAACCTGTTGATGACCGACAAAGGCTGTGTGAAGATAG CGGACTTTGGACTGGCGAGGAACTATGGAATACCGCAGAAGCCAATGACGCCAAAAGTGGTCAcattatg GTACAGAGCCCCAGAACTTCTGCTAGGTTCCAAAACTCACACAACTGCAATCGACATGTG gtCAGCTGGGTGCATTCTGGGAGAGCTGCTGGGCCACAAACCGCTGATGCCGGGCCGTTCGGACCTCCAGCAGGTGGAGCTGATCATGGACCTCCTGGGGACCCCCAACGACACCATCTGGCCT GGGTTTTCACAGCTTCCAGCCTTTGAACAGTTCACCTTGAAGAAACAGCC GTACAACAACCTACGGCACAACTTCCCTTGGCTGTCAGAGTCTGGCATTCGTCTCCTGAATGGATTGTTCATGTACAATCCGCAAAAACG AGCCAGTGCTGAAGATTGCTTGGAACACTCCTACTTCAAAGAACAGCCCTACC CCTGTGACCCGGAGTTCATGCCGTCGTTCCCTCAGCACAGATTGAAACGCAGGAATCCAGAACCAGAACCGGAACA GAAGCGGAAATCAGACAACTTCAAGGACTTTGGTCAGATCTTGTCAGCAGCTTCGTCC gcTAAGAAAAAGAAACCTTGA